A part of Candidatus Electrothrix aestuarii genomic DNA contains:
- a CDS encoding Kazal-type serine protease inhibitor domain-containing protein, which translates to MKQYIMLFFCCCTIFILAGCSTVTPPGAVACGGFRGQGCPADQYCDYPEGANCGRADATGVCMPKPDACIQQFDPVCGCDGKTYSNDCTAAVAGVSVDYPGECGGEQIVCGGIGGFLCPEGMQCVDDPGDDCDPAHGGADCMGICK; encoded by the coding sequence ATGAAGCAGTACATTATGTTGTTTTTCTGTTGTTGTACAATCTTTATCCTTGCTGGCTGTAGCACTGTGACCCCGCCTGGCGCTGTTGCCTGTGGTGGGTTTCGTGGTCAGGGGTGCCCGGCTGATCAATATTGCGATTACCCCGAAGGGGCGAACTGCGGCAGGGCGGATGCAACCGGTGTCTGCATGCCTAAGCCGGATGCCTGCATCCAGCAATTCGATCCTGTGTGCGGCTGTGACGGCAAAACCTACAGCAATGATTGCACGGCGGCTGTAGCCGGGGTCTCTGTGGATTACCCAGGAGAGTGCGGTGGGGAGCAGATCGTCTGCGGCGGTATTGGCGGATTCCTCTGCCCGGAGGGAATGCAATGTGTTGATGATCCCGGTGATGACTGTGATCCTGCCCACGGCGGTGCAGATTGCATGGGGATTTGTAAGTAA
- a CDS encoding type II toxin-antitoxin system VapC family toxin has translation MSGILIDTNIYSEAMRGNAEVVATLRRVPHIGFSSISVGELLSGFKAGNREEKNRRELSAFLQSPRVMLFTVDEMTADQYSSVHYQLRKQGTPIPTNDIWIAAIALQHGLPIYTLDKHFRKVDGLIFHVSGH, from the coding sequence GTGAGCGGCATACTGATTGACACCAATATCTATTCGGAAGCAATGCGGGGGAATGCCGAGGTCGTTGCTACCCTGCGTCGGGTTCCGCATATCGGTTTTTCCTCTATATCCGTCGGTGAGCTGCTTTCCGGTTTCAAAGCAGGGAACAGAGAAGAGAAGAATAGGCGGGAGTTGTCCGCTTTTCTTCAATCACCACGGGTAATGCTGTTTACGGTGGATGAAATGACCGCTGATCAGTACAGCTCTGTTCATTATCAGCTCAGGAAACAAGGCACACCTATTCCGACCAATGACATCTGGATTGCTGCGATCGCCCTCCAGCACGGCTTACCCATCTACACACTGGATAAACATTTCAGGAAGGTTGACGGCCTGATATTCCACGTGTCCGGGCACTGA
- a CDS encoding antitoxin — protein sequence METISIQGVDEQLSALLKQQAAKARTSVNQFILDTLKKHVGLEQEKEATWDDLDHLFGSWSEEEFTTIQGTISSARQIDPELWS from the coding sequence ATGGAAACGATTTCAATACAGGGCGTGGATGAACAGCTCTCGGCTCTGCTCAAGCAGCAGGCTGCAAAAGCACGGACAAGCGTGAATCAGTTTATTCTGGATACCCTGAAAAAACATGTTGGTCTTGAACAGGAAAAAGAAGCCACCTGGGATGACTTGGACCATCTCTTCGGTTCCTGGTCAGAAGAAGAATTCACTACCATTCAGGGAACAATCAGCTCGGCAAGGCAGATTGACCCGGAGCTGTGGTCGTGA
- a CDS encoding peptidoglycan-binding domain-containing protein, translated as MKNGKTLHRIIGCAVVMLTVLVFTGTGYSRTPCTTCQSCGQAQTPAPPSIDPDTELQFRDGFPGSRRDKRQQVRKLQCMLRALGYCSGEIDGWYGGSTARAAMLFLADNFQTIGYGKKVTKDQWDYLVHWAGERCTKYDKPEKPEPKPEPKPCTTCGQQERPYYYQYQGYKGQGYQYYQQN; from the coding sequence ATGAAGAACGGAAAAACATTGCACAGGATCATTGGTTGTGCGGTTGTTATGCTCACCGTGCTCGTCTTTACGGGCACAGGTTACAGCCGCACCCCCTGCACCACTTGTCAATCTTGCGGACAAGCACAGACCCCGGCTCCGCCAAGCATTGACCCCGACACAGAACTCCAGTTCCGTGATGGCTTCCCTGGCAGCAGAAGGGACAAGCGCCAGCAGGTACGTAAACTCCAGTGCATGCTCCGCGCCCTGGGTTACTGCTCCGGCGAAATTGACGGTTGGTACGGCGGTTCCACCGCTCGTGCGGCAATGCTCTTTTTAGCCGACAACTTCCAGACCATCGGATACGGCAAGAAGGTAACCAAGGACCAATGGGATTACTTGGTTCATTGGGCTGGCGAGCGTTGCACCAAGTATGACAAGCCGGAAAAACCAGAACCAAAACCGGAACCCAAACCTTGCACAACCTGCGGCCAGCAGGAACGCCCGTACTACTATCAGTACCAGGGGTATAAGGGTCAGGGATACCAGTACTATCAGCAGAACTAG
- the folD gene encoding bifunctional methylenetetrahydrofolate dehydrogenase/methenyltetrahydrofolate cyclohydrolase FolD, whose amino-acid sequence MSAKIISGTETAKAIREELKKEVAELADKVVPGLVTILVGEDPASQSYVAAKNKTAHALGIHSEQVTLDAETSEEDLLALVEKYNNDEKIHGILVQLPLPKHIDEAKVLNTINPDKDVDGFHPMNVGRMVLGEKCFLPCTPHGVLELLARTGVETSGAEVVVVGRSNIVGKPVANLMLQKREAGNATVTLCHTRTKDMDYHTKRADILIVAAGVPNMIKADQVKEGVVVIDVGVNRIGVTESGKAKLAGDVEFESVKEKAAAITPVPGGVGPMTITMLMKNTVQSAKQFAGLA is encoded by the coding sequence ATGAGCGCAAAAATCATCAGCGGAACCGAAACCGCAAAGGCGATAAGGGAAGAACTGAAGAAGGAAGTTGCCGAGCTGGCGGATAAGGTGGTTCCGGGGCTGGTTACTATTCTGGTTGGCGAAGATCCCGCTTCTCAGTCCTACGTTGCAGCCAAGAATAAAACCGCCCATGCCTTGGGAATTCATTCCGAGCAGGTTACTCTGGATGCCGAGACCAGCGAGGAAGACCTTCTGGCTCTGGTGGAAAAATATAATAACGATGAAAAAATTCACGGAATTTTAGTGCAGTTGCCCTTGCCAAAGCATATTGATGAGGCTAAGGTTCTCAATACTATTAATCCTGATAAAGATGTTGATGGCTTCCACCCGATGAACGTGGGGCGTATGGTCCTGGGTGAAAAATGTTTCCTGCCCTGCACCCCGCATGGTGTACTGGAGCTGCTTGCACGCACTGGTGTAGAGACCTCAGGCGCTGAGGTGGTGGTTGTCGGTCGTTCTAATATTGTTGGTAAGCCGGTAGCTAACCTGATGCTGCAAAAACGTGAGGCTGGTAATGCCACCGTGACCCTCTGCCACACCCGAACCAAGGATATGGATTACCATACCAAACGGGCTGATATTTTGATCGTTGCCGCCGGTGTACCTAATATGATCAAGGCGGATCAGGTCAAAGAAGGCGTGGTTGTTATTGATGTAGGTGTGAACCGCATCGGAGTCACCGAGTCCGGCAAGGCCAAACTGGCCGGTGATGTGGAGTTCGAGTCAGTGAAAGAAAAGGCCGCTGCTATCACCCCGGTACCCGGTGGTGTTGGTCCCATGACCATTACCATGCTGATGAAAAATACCGTACAGTCCGCCAAGCAGTTTGCCGGATTGGCGTAA
- the cooS gene encoding anaerobic carbon-monoxide dehydrogenase catalytic subunit, protein MAKPNRCESCNDITASSTRDLLNQDLAKQVRTAYDRIEDRGMSACLFGSGGTCCRNCNMGPCQIIDGVESMVGICGATADTVAARNFARVVAGGAAAHTDHAREMVRGFIATAKGETPHEIKDVAKLHEMAQLFGIETEDRDKNEIAIELGERALAEFGKQDSAPLTMLKRAPEKQQKIWKEQGVEPRSVDREVVEMMHRTHMGVDQEYHNIMKQASRCSLADGWGASMLSTELTDIMFGTPVPKRAIIDLGVLREDMVNVTVHGHEPLLAESLCLAAEDEEMLALAKKAGAAGINLAGVCCTGNEILMRRGIPVAGSFIQQEMVLATGAVEAMVVDVQCVMQSVAQVVKGMHTDIITTNYRAKMPDGIHIQFDEHDAYNSAKQILTHAIANFKKRGQYYIPTDKKFDVVVGFSHETINYMLGGRFRQSYRPLNDNIINGRIRGVGALVGCEHYKHSDDVHFEIAKELIKNNVLVLATGCAAQALGKRGLMRPEAATEYAGDGLREVCETVGMPPVLHVGSCVDNSRLLIALTAMVKEGGLGDDIADLPAVGSAPLWMSEKAVAIGQYFVASGAHVIFQDLPISGAKKFSDYLLKEIKEEFGACWGVASEPMDIAKAMIAAIDEKREALGINKKKERVLMDMAMRRDLEAGKGLAGAGCGGQ, encoded by the coding sequence ATGGCTAAGCCTAATCGCTGCGAAAGCTGTAACGATATAACCGCCAGCTCAACACGCGACCTGCTGAATCAGGATCTTGCCAAGCAGGTTCGTACCGCCTATGACCGTATTGAGGACCGGGGGATGTCCGCCTGTCTGTTCGGCTCAGGAGGTACCTGCTGCCGTAACTGCAATATGGGACCCTGTCAGATCATTGACGGCGTTGAATCTATGGTCGGAATCTGCGGCGCCACAGCGGATACGGTTGCGGCCCGAAATTTCGCCCGCGTGGTTGCCGGAGGGGCAGCAGCCCATACTGATCATGCCCGCGAAATGGTGCGCGGTTTCATTGCCACGGCAAAAGGGGAAACGCCACATGAGATCAAAGATGTGGCAAAATTGCATGAGATGGCTCAGCTCTTTGGCATAGAGACCGAGGACCGGGACAAGAATGAGATTGCTATTGAGCTGGGCGAGCGTGCCTTAGCAGAATTTGGGAAGCAGGACAGTGCGCCGCTGACCATGCTCAAGCGGGCTCCGGAAAAACAGCAGAAGATCTGGAAAGAGCAGGGCGTTGAGCCGCGCTCAGTGGATCGCGAAGTGGTGGAGATGATGCACCGTACCCATATGGGGGTGGATCAGGAATATCATAATATCATGAAGCAGGCCAGCCGTTGTTCTCTGGCTGACGGTTGGGGCGCTTCCATGCTGTCCACCGAGCTGACCGATATTATGTTCGGTACCCCGGTACCAAAACGCGCTATTATTGATCTCGGTGTACTCCGGGAGGATATGGTCAACGTCACAGTTCATGGACATGAGCCCCTGTTGGCGGAGTCCCTCTGCCTGGCTGCTGAAGACGAGGAAATGCTGGCTCTGGCCAAGAAAGCCGGTGCAGCTGGTATTAATCTGGCCGGTGTTTGTTGTACCGGTAACGAGATCCTGATGCGGCGCGGTATCCCGGTTGCGGGTTCCTTTATCCAGCAGGAAATGGTGCTGGCCACTGGTGCAGTCGAGGCTATGGTTGTGGATGTACAGTGTGTTATGCAGTCCGTTGCCCAGGTGGTAAAGGGCATGCACACCGATATCATCACCACCAATTACCGGGCTAAAATGCCCGATGGTATCCATATCCAGTTTGATGAGCATGATGCCTATAACTCTGCCAAGCAGATCCTGACCCATGCCATTGCCAACTTCAAGAAGCGGGGCCAGTACTATATCCCCACAGATAAGAAATTCGATGTGGTTGTTGGTTTTTCCCATGAGACCATCAACTACATGCTCGGTGGTCGCTTCCGTCAGTCCTATCGTCCACTGAACGACAACATTATCAACGGTCGCATCCGGGGTGTTGGAGCCTTGGTTGGTTGCGAGCATTATAAGCATTCCGATGATGTTCATTTTGAAATCGCCAAAGAGCTGATCAAGAATAACGTCTTGGTGCTGGCCACCGGTTGTGCGGCCCAAGCCCTGGGAAAACGAGGCCTGATGCGCCCGGAAGCAGCCACAGAGTATGCCGGAGACGGACTGCGTGAGGTCTGTGAGACCGTGGGTATGCCGCCGGTACTGCATGTGGGGTCCTGCGTGGATAACTCCCGCCTCCTTATCGCCCTGACCGCTATGGTCAAGGAAGGTGGCTTGGGAGATGATATCGCTGATTTGCCAGCAGTAGGTTCTGCACCTCTGTGGATGAGTGAAAAAGCAGTGGCCATTGGTCAGTACTTTGTTGCCAGTGGTGCCCATGTTATCTTCCAGGATTTGCCCATTAGCGGAGCCAAGAAATTCTCTGACTATCTTCTCAAGGAGATCAAAGAAGAATTCGGTGCCTGCTGGGGTGTTGCCAGCGAGCCGATGGATATTGCCAAGGCCATGATCGCAGCCATTGATGAAAAACGTGAGGCCTTGGGTATCAATAAGAAGAAAGAGCGTGTTCTCATGGATATGGCCATGCGTCGTGATCTGGAGGCAGGCAAAGGTCTGGCCGGTGCCGGTTGCGGCGGTCAATGA
- a CDS encoding COR domain-containing protein — translation MGYEEALRRIEEARETGATELDLSMEGLTELPPELFQVKNLTVLDLSFNELSSLPPELFKLKSITSLDLGQNQLTELPPDLSKLTNLTTLGLDINERSSLPPELFQLTNLTELFLTGNQLTSLPPELFQLTNLTELNLSGNQLASLPPEFFELKNLTGLNLNSNQLTKLPPEIVQLTKLTELDLWSNQLTELPPEIGQLTDLTSLGLINNHLTELPPEIGQLANLTTLGLVDNYLSSLPPQVFQLNKLTRLWLTGNLLASLPPEIAQFPELEELLLNDNPLTSPPYELAVQGIEAIREYFASAKEGTRTVSEVKVILVGEGASGKTSLTRCLREERFNTNEETTHGIRIKPWKLKTGAQGLRCNLWDFGGQEIMHATHQFFLSRRSLYVLVLDGRRDERPEYWLRYIESFGGGSPVLVVLNKYDTNPGFDLNRPFLKKKYPFIVDFFRTSCRTGNGIRDFRQALEEELSKVPLTRNEWPESWFRAKERLEELNDPCISYEACEALCREAGVSGEISQQVLVDFLHDLGIVIHFTEFDLADNHVLDPKWVTEAVYKIINAPSIAERNGLFRKDDLRQILRFQEGDTYRYQWRDHGFFIELMKKFELCYELEDGEVLIPDLLEVSEPEFTFAEDGALRFLLEYKDFLPPSVMPRFIVKRHKEIKDRLRWRTGVVLEHPLLEATAVVRADNEARTIHIAVTGTQPKAFLTVIMLTLREINGGFEGLKVSERIPLPDDPSLSVDCDTLRTNLEQGVERFVPEGAKKAYSVLDLLNTVDEEKMLKLLEKAPAGIGDKESLAKVIWDKIKAEPEFYGIGADVKGILEELWLRYKAKRG, via the coding sequence ATGGGGTATGAAGAGGCGTTGCGGAGGATTGAGGAGGCAAGGGAGACCGGGGCAACGGAGCTTGACCTTAGCATGGAAGGGTTAACAGAGCTGCCGCCGGAACTCTTTCAGGTAAAGAATCTGACTGTGCTTGACCTCAGCTTCAACGAGCTTTCCAGTCTGCCGCCGGAACTCTTTAAACTGAAGAGTATTACATCGCTTGATCTTGGACAAAACCAGCTTACCGAATTACCACCAGATCTCTCTAAACTGACTAATCTGACTACTCTTGGCCTCGATATCAACGAGCGTTCCTCGCTGCCGCCGGAACTCTTTCAGCTCACTAATCTCACCGAGCTTTTCCTCACCGGCAACCAGCTTACCAGCCTACCGCCAGAACTCTTTCAGCTCACTAATCTCACCGAGCTTAATCTCTCCGGCAACCAGCTTGCCAGCTTACCACCAGAGTTCTTCGAGCTGAAGAACCTGACAGGGCTTAACCTCAACTCTAATCAGCTTACCAAGCTGCCACCGGAAATAGTTCAGCTTACCAAGCTCACCGAGCTTGACCTCTGGAGCAACCAGCTTACCGAGCTACCGCCGGAGATAGGTCAACTGACTGACCTTACCTCGCTTGGACTCATCAATAACCACCTTACCGAGCTGCCTCCAGAAATCGGTCAACTAGCCAATCTCACCACACTTGGACTCGTCGACAACTATCTTTCCTCTCTACCTCCTCAAGTCTTTCAGCTAAACAAGCTCACCAGGCTTTGGCTTACGGGCAACCTGCTTGCCTCCCTCCCCCCTGAAATCGCACAGTTCCCTGAGTTAGAAGAGCTTCTTCTTAACGACAACCCCCTCACCTCCCCACCCTATGAACTCGCCGTCCAGGGCATCGAAGCCATCCGCGAATACTTCGCCTCTGCCAAAGAGGGCACCCGCACAGTCAGCGAGGTCAAGGTCATCCTGGTCGGTGAAGGCGCATCCGGTAAGACCTCACTCACCCGCTGTCTCCGGGAGGAGCGCTTCAACACCAACGAGGAAACCACCCACGGCATCCGCATCAAACCCTGGAAGCTCAAAACCGGCGCCCAAGGACTGCGCTGCAACCTCTGGGACTTTGGCGGTCAGGAGATCATGCACGCCACCCACCAGTTTTTCCTCTCCCGCCGCAGCCTCTATGTCCTGGTCTTGGACGGCAGGAGGGACGAGCGGCCCGAGTACTGGCTGCGCTATATAGAGAGCTTCGGTGGCGGCTCACCGGTGCTGGTGGTGCTGAACAAGTACGACACCAATCCCGGCTTTGATCTCAACCGCCCTTTTCTCAAGAAGAAATACCCCTTTATCGTGGACTTCTTCCGCACATCCTGCCGCACAGGCAATGGCATCCGGGACTTCCGCCAGGCCCTGGAGGAGGAGCTGTCCAAAGTACCGCTGACCCGCAATGAATGGCCGGAAAGTTGGTTCCGGGCAAAGGAGCGGCTGGAGGAGCTGAACGATCCCTGCATCAGCTATGAAGCCTGCGAGGCCCTGTGCCGGGAGGCCGGGGTGTCAGGCGAGATCAGTCAGCAAGTACTGGTGGACTTTCTCCACGATCTGGGTATCGTCATCCACTTTACCGAGTTCGATCTGGCGGATAATCATGTCCTGGACCCTAAATGGGTGACCGAGGCCGTGTATAAGATTATCAATGCCCCCTCCATTGCCGAGCGCAACGGCCTGTTCCGCAAGGATGATCTGCGGCAGATCCTCCGCTTTCAGGAAGGCGACACCTACCGATACCAGTGGCGGGATCACGGCTTTTTCATCGAGCTGATGAAGAAGTTCGAGCTGTGTTATGAGCTGGAAGACGGCGAGGTGCTTATCCCGGACCTGCTGGAGGTCTCCGAACCGGAGTTCACCTTTGCTGAAGACGGTGCGCTCCGTTTCCTTCTGGAGTACAAGGACTTCCTGCCCCCTTCTGTCATGCCCCGTTTTATTGTCAAGCGGCATAAAGAGATCAAGGACAGACTGCGCTGGCGCACCGGAGTGGTGCTGGAGCATCCCCTGCTGGAGGCCACGGCGGTGGTCCGGGCGGACAACGAGGCCCGGACCATCCATATCGCGGTCACCGGCACCCAGCCCAAGGCCTTCCTCACCGTGATTATGCTCACCCTGCGGGAAATTAATGGGGGCTTTGAAGGCTTGAAGGTGAGCGAGCGCATCCCACTCCCGGATGATCCCTCTCTGAGCGTGGATTGCGACACCCTGCGCACCAACCTGGAACAGGGTGTGGAACGCTTTGTCCCGGAAGGGGCGAAAAAGGCCTACTCGGTCTTGGATTTACTCAATACTGTGGATGAGGAAAAAATGCTCAAGCTGTTGGAAAAGGCACCTGCGGGGATTGGCGATAAGGAGTCACTAGCCAAAGTGATATGGGATAAAATCAAGGCGGAACCCGAATTTTACGGTATTGGGGCAGACGTTAAGGGAATCCTCGAAGAACTCTGGCTGCGCTATAAGGCAAAGCGGGGATGA
- a CDS encoding GDSL-type esterase/lipase family protein has translation MTAHTTKTLLMLGDSLVEWGDWASLLPDFQVINRGIAGEHTEELSARLVSEIDAVVDAGEEPEYILIMTGTNNLLMGSPYFPVILGSMLPRLIDLCPQSSITLNSIMPMQLRGLTQESITAANKELREVAQQSGCHFLDTTTPFTEQCLPVTKPGFLHDGVHLSTRGYQVWAGAIKKHMDSLSSPNNV, from the coding sequence ATGACAGCGCACACCACAAAGACCCTGCTCATGCTCGGCGATTCACTGGTCGAATGGGGGGATTGGGCGAGCCTTCTCCCTGACTTTCAGGTTATTAATCGCGGTATTGCCGGAGAACATACCGAAGAACTTTCAGCCCGGCTGGTCAGCGAGATTGACGCAGTTGTTGACGCTGGGGAAGAACCGGAGTATATCCTGATTATGACAGGGACCAATAACCTGCTCATGGGCAGCCCCTACTTCCCTGTCATCCTGGGCAGCATGTTACCAAGACTTATTGATCTCTGCCCGCAGAGCAGCATTACCCTGAACTCTATCATGCCCATGCAGCTACGTGGCCTTACCCAGGAATCCATCACAGCGGCCAACAAGGAACTCCGCGAGGTGGCGCAACAAAGCGGTTGTCATTTCCTTGACACGACAACTCCTTTTACCGAGCAATGCCTGCCTGTGACCAAGCCGGGTTTTCTTCATGACGGAGTACACCTGTCAACCCGAGGCTATCAGGTATGGGCCGGGGCCATCAAAAAACACATGGACAGCCTGAGCAGCCCCAATAATGTGTAG